Part of the Microaerobacter geothermalis genome, ACAATATTGGGTAATATTTCGCTGATCATAATGGAGCTGTGATTTCTTCCCAAAGCTTTTGCAGCCTCCACGTATTCTTTTGTTTGTTCTGCCATGACTTGACCGCGAACGATTCGAAAAAACTCCACCCATCCTTTAAAAGTTAGAGCAAAGATAAGATTAACAAATCCCGGGCCTAAAAATGCCATCATTCCTATGGCAAATATTAAAAATGGAAAAGCCAGCAGCAAATCTGCGAATCTCGAGATGATTTCATCAAACCAACCGCGAAAATAACCTGCAATAAGACCTAATATCGTACCTGTAGCAACAGATACTCCAGTGGCTATCGCTCCTACCAATAATGAAATACGCGTGCCATATATAATCCGGGATAACAGGTCTAACCCTTGTTCATCAGCTCCAAGAATATTTTTCCAACTTCCTTCTTCTTCCCAAAATGGGGGTGCTAAACGATCAAGTAGATCTCCTTCAACAGGACTGTGAGGTGCGAGGACAGGAGCGAAAATTGCAACCAATATATACAGGATAATCACAATACCTCCCACAAAAGCTGAAGGGTGCTGCCTTAATTTTTTGATAAATAGCAAAAAATTTACTTTTGTTGTTTTCATTTTATACAGAATAGGATGTATCATCATTTTATCAGTAGAACTGTCTACAGGGGGTTGTATTGAAGCCATTTCAAGTCTCACCTCCACATTCCGTTAGATTCTTAATTTGGGATTCAGGTAGGTATAAATAATATCAACAATTAAGTTTGCCATAACAAATGTAAATGCATAGAACATAACGACCCCTTGAACTAATGGGTAATCGCGATTAAAAATACCATCTACGGCCAACCTTCCCAAACCAGGCCAGCTAAATACTGTTTCGACAATCATGTTACCCCCAAGCAGAACCCCAATCTCTAGGCCAATCACAGTTACAGTTGGAATCAGTGCATTTCGCAAGGTATGAATGAGTATCACCTTCCACTCAACAAGTCCCTTGGCTCGGGCAAAAGAAACATAGTCCATGCTTAACGCTTCAAGCATGCTTGACCTAGTAACCCGAGCGACAATTGCAGCCATCGCAGATCCTAACGTAATTGAAGGAAGAATCAAATGCTTTAAAGCACTCTTTAGACCGGCCCAATTATTGGTTAGCAGACTATCCAAAACATAAAGACCGGTAATACGCTGGATTTCAATACCGAAATCCAGTCTTCCCTTTACAGGTGTCCATCCTAATTTCACGGAAAAAATAAAAATCAATACGATACCCAGCCAGAAGGGCGGCATTGATATTCCGAGAAATGAAGCTCCCATACTCAATCGATCAACCAGTTTTTTTTGCCTGACTGCAGAATAAACGCCAATGGGGATTCCTACGATAATCGCAAATATACTGGCAGCAATAGCCAGTTCAATGGTTGCAGGCAGCGTTTCAGCGATTAGATCCAATACGGGTCTGCGCTTTTTAAACGATTCCCCTAGATCCCCCTGCAGCAAATTCTGAAAATAATCTTTGATTTGAATATAGACAGGTTCATCCAGATTAAATTGGTCCCTTAATGCTTGTACCTCTTCTTGACTGACGTTGCCCGCTTCTCCCATCATTAAATCTACTGGATCACCGGGTGTAAATCTCATAAATAAAAAAACAATAAGAGCAACTCCAAACATGATCGGAAATGTTGCAAGTATTCGTTCAAGAATCTTGGCAAATCTCACGCCAGGACCCCCTTTCCTTCTGTTTTTTAAGGGAAGAGGGGCGGAATAACCGCTCCCTCTATCTACTTGACCATATATGCATCAGGCATATATAACATACCATCTGCACTTGGTTCCCAACCTTGAAGATCTTTCACACCTGCTTCTATTTCTTTTAACTGGTAGCCAAATACCCATGGGGCATCTTCATAGATAATTTGTTGGGCTTCATAGTATAGCTGCTTTCTTTTTTCTACATCCAGTTCAACATCCGCTTTGCTTAACAATTCATCCACACGGGGATTGCTATATAGGCTGTAATTCCCCCGTCCATTTGTCTTAATCGTCGGATTCAACAGATCAAATGGATCCTGGGTAGAGTTCCCCCAGTCTGTCATAACCA contains:
- a CDS encoding ABC transporter permease, giving the protein MASIQPPVDSSTDKMMIHPILYKMKTTKVNFLLFIKKLRQHPSAFVGGIVIILYILVAIFAPVLAPHSPVEGDLLDRLAPPFWEEEGSWKNILGADEQGLDLLSRIIYGTRISLLVGAIATGVSVATGTILGLIAGYFRGWFDEIISRFADLLLAFPFLIFAIGMMAFLGPGFVNLIFALTFKGWVEFFRIVRGQVMAEQTKEYVEAAKALGRNHSSIMISEILPNIVHTILVLATLRLGYMIIMEASLSFLGLGIQPPTPAWGSMIAAGRDYMLNGWWISTFPGIFLLILVLCINLFGEGLRDLLDPRLKAK
- the nikB gene encoding nickel ABC transporter permease, producing the protein MRFAKILERILATFPIMFGVALIVFLFMRFTPGDPVDLMMGEAGNVSQEEVQALRDQFNLDEPVYIQIKDYFQNLLQGDLGESFKKRRPVLDLIAETLPATIELAIAASIFAIIVGIPIGVYSAVRQKKLVDRLSMGASFLGISMPPFWLGIVLIFIFSVKLGWTPVKGRLDFGIEIQRITGLYVLDSLLTNNWAGLKSALKHLILPSITLGSAMAAIVARVTRSSMLEALSMDYVSFARAKGLVEWKVILIHTLRNALIPTVTVIGLEIGVLLGGNMIVETVFSWPGLGRLAVDGIFNRDYPLVQGVVMFYAFTFVMANLIVDIIYTYLNPKLRI